The Gossypium hirsutum isolate 1008001.06 chromosome D02, Gossypium_hirsutum_v2.1, whole genome shotgun sequence region AAATCCTATTAATTGACCACAAGGACTAATCACTACTCATTCATGAATCACTACACGATATTTCAGTGGAATGTTGAAACCATAAGTGTGTGCTTGTACATATACACGCTTTATACACACAAAATCTCCTCTATAGGCATGTCATTCAAGCTCCATCCTAGAAACTATCACATAGGTCATCCATGCATTAAAAAGAGAACACTTCTATTTACAGAAAAGGCATGGAAGAGTATGCCACCAAATGAAAATAGATCAGATTGGTTCCAACCATATAAGACAGAGAGAACAGGAGGTGACAGAACATAATTCAGACATAACTTTATCCTTACTATTCCATAAGTTTTGACAAACTGTTGAGGGAAAACACAGAATTCTTGATTCACTTATATAATGCATTTCATTATAATTACACAGAATCAAATGCAGCTTAAAggaaaaatatagaattccttgtTGAGTCACTTATTTCACTGCATTTCATTCCAATTACATAGAATGAAATGCATATTAATGACATgataataaaacaacaaaaaatgctaagtACCACAAAAGATACAAACATTAAAGTTAAGTAGCGGACAAGTTaatagaagaaataaaaatattattaagagaAAAAGGCAATCTAAGATATTGTAACAGGCCAAAGTTTGTACGGTACCTCTACTGAGCCTGAAGAAACAACTAACTGGAAGTTACATAAAATCCACAATACGAAGGTAACCTCCTCAACCTGCTTGCTTTGAGACTGCAGTGACATTCGCAGATATGTCATAAACTATTCCAGAGCTAATTACAGCTTGAATCTCTCAGACCATAATTGAAACATaataaaatggaaatagaaaaTTATGCATTAACTTTCACATCTCTAGGGGATGTGTCAATAGCTGAACAACTTGCATTCAACAGGTATAATAGAATCAACGAAGTAAAAATAGTGGAGTTGATATATATAAGAAAGTCAACTAAAGGCTACAAATCATCGAGTTCAAAATTagcaatactaaaaaaattaaccaatctcTTTAACTCATGGACCTAGCATCACTGCTTAACCTTGCTGAAATCAAATTACTTACAAAAGCgtaaattgaatgaaatcagCATCCCGCCATAACTCATTTCCTTCTATAATTCCGTTCATTTTATTTCCTGTGGCTGTGGTTAGAGGGAATAAGCATCATTTTTTTCCCCAGAAAAACAAAGGCCAACTTGAGCATCAAAACAGATCAAATTGTTCATCCATGGAACAGCACAAGCTCTACCGTTTGGTATAATCAGATAACGGGAAAAAAAACTATATGTTCTTTTACTTTATTAGCAATAGATACCTTCCTCTGATAAGTTGTCCAGTCATAGACAGTTACTAGAGTCAATCGAACTGTAAAACTGGGTTGACAAATCAACAcatgaataatgaaattaaaaacttaTGAAAAATAGTACAGAAGCCAACTCCTTTGACAAcaataaatagagtttaatacACTTTTTTCCAAACGAAAAGCAAACACAAGCACAAAATAACAAATCTTGAACAAGTCCATAGGGAAGAGAGGaatcatttgcacatctcaacTACTAAAATTTTCTTCCCAACTCGAGAAAATAGTGTTCTACGAAACCATAAACATGAACATTATCCAAGCGGCAATTTTTTATCATGGGAACCCCCTACAGCATCCCCAATAAAGTTACAAATAAGAACTCCAtatgaaaatgagaaaaataaaaaccaataatATAAATAAGACGGCACCACTTTCTTGTGTACTGCAGAGGAAATCCCTCAAGGATGGACAATATAACTAACCCCATAAAGCCATTCCAGAGATACTGGATTAATAAATTACCTTTGGCGTACAATGGTTACTATCAATATCTTCGTCAATGAAAAGCAAAGAACGTCCCCTCCACACCAACCGTCTCTTGCAAACACAATGTAAATATTAAAACGTGGAAAAGAGTAGGAAGAAAtccaatattattttaatattcaaaactaGCTATAAAGGGAGAGTTTACATCATTGttctaataaaaatatgttaCACAAGTTTCAGCTGAAACTGATTTCTAAAAGAAGAAAGGCTGATATGCCACACCTTGCAATACCAGAGGTGTCAGATGCATTTCTATATGAAGATCAAAGCTGGAAAACAAATTAACCTGCGAAACATCTGGTTCACATGAAGAGGCAAACACTATCTCCAACCAAATCAACAAGCAAAGGTTGCAACTTCGTTGAATGCAAGTCCCTCACCTCAATTAAGGCCATTTAACAATAATGTGAAAAACTAAAACATGAACATTAAATGGCACTGATGGATGAACTTTCTCTCAGCCAAACAAACCACCAGTCCCAAATTCCCCTTGCTGCAACTCCTTTCTACATTGCTCTTCCAAAGGATCTGGACTCTTCAACATTCTTCTCATGCGCCTAAGCATGATAATAAAAGCCCTTATTTATTACTTTAACAATAAGTTGAAAcaaatttacttatataatatagCACTTGTGATGTTTTTCTTGTTTCTGTCGCTCAATACCTGTCTTGAGCATGCTGAGCAGGGAAAGTGGGCATGAAAGCTTTGGTCTTGGGAAGAGGAACTTCGCGAAACCACTCATGGTTTAGAGCAGCTTCAGCTGTAATACGCTGAAAGCAATATCACAAGGCTCAATTAATCACCCACACAAATAATGATAAGGTAACCAAAATATTTATGCAAGCCAAACGATTTACCTTCTCAGGGTCATAAGTTAGAAGTTTATTCAGTAAGTCAAATCCTGCATCAGAGAGAACAGGTGTTCCTGTGAATGATGTTGCTGGAAATTTCTTGCGCAATAGATTATACCTGAAAGGAAAATATCAGTAATTAATACAAACAAAAATAGATGCAGTGTTACTGAACTGTCACCAATGGAGGCCAGAAAGCCAGTCCAGAATCACCCAAAGCTGGAAGCCTGGGAAAACAGTAGGAAAAATAAGAAGACCTGAATATTACACTCAACTGAATCTAAAATCAAATTGTAAAAGATCTAATACTTACTGATGCTTGACAAAATTGACCTTGACTCCAGGCAACATAGAAAAACCAGGCCATATTGTCTCATTTGGCATGCCAAGAGTTCTGAAAATCTGCAATCAGTAAAAAGCAACATAACTAATCAAGATCATTAAACACCATTGGAAGATTAAGTTTGAACCATTTCAGCAAGAATAGGGTCTAATGTTAATGATTAATGAAATACAAGGCCAGCTAATGCAATTTACCTTGTCAAGTTGATCAAATTCAGTTTTCCCGTTGAAAAGTGGTTCTTTTGATAGTAGTTCAGCCATAATACAACCCAAAGACCACATGTCAATTGCAGTGGAATATTGTCTTGCTCCCAAAAGAAGTTCAGGGGCCCTGCAAAATCAGCACTACTTGGATCACGAAAAAGCTAAAAGCTCAGATAACTAATCAGGCACACTTGAGAGAAAATGGCAACGCAAAAGTAAAGCCTTAAGCCTTAAAAGTTACGTCAATACATGCAAGCATCAACGGCAAATGGGGTTCATtcttttagcaaaaaaaaaaagtgaagttcaaatcataatttatcagtcaacataaaaataacaaacatTGAGGTATATGTATTCAACTTTGAATCAGATAAggataacaaaatttaaccaagCAGGGATGTTTTTACCAATAATCCACAGTTGCCAACCCAAATGCACAATTCAGAGTTACTTTCCAAACACCCAATTGCAAacaacaaatgaaaataaaaatatggaaagaTCTCTGGTACattattttattagaaaaatgAGGATTTAACTGTGACAACTGACATTATGGAAAGCAATCAATGGCATACATAATGCACCACTCACCTGTACCAAAGAGTAACAACCAAATGAGTATATGGTTTTAATGGGCTTCCATATTGACGAGCCAACCCAAAATCACAAATCTTCAATTCACCTTGGTTATTTAAAAGAAGATTAGATGTCTTCAAGTCCCGATGGAGAACCCAGTTATCATGAAGATACTTGACACCCTCCAGCAGCTGAAGCATCAGGCATTTAACTTCACTTTGGCTAAACGGTTGTTTCATCGTCTCCATCAGCCCTTTCAGATCATGTTCCATGTATTCCATCACCATAAAAATGCTATCAAGGTTACTCCCTACAACTACTTCTTTAACATCTACAATTGATGGATGATGAAATGAAAGAAGAATATTTATTTCCCTCAGAGAGGTCAAAGGAAAACCTTCTCTTTCTTTCTCCATCTTTACCTTCTTCAACGCCACAATTTCCCCAGTTTTCTTGTCCTTAGCTCTATATACAACACCATAAGTACCTTCATCTATCTTGTTTAGCCTCTCAAATTCGTCAACATTTCTGCATCCCTGAAGCATGTTTACACTTCTTAAAGGAGGAGCTGAAGGTTCAGGTGTCCCACGTGAATTAGTCTCATTCTCAGATTCTGTATCAGACTGGCTAAGACTGCCGTCATTTCTATCATGTTTAATGTCAATCACCATCAAGTCATCATTCTCTGAATCATTACCAGGGTAATCATCCCCACTTCTGGACTTGGAACGAGCACCTTGTTCATCAGATTCAGATGATCTGGCTCTAATTCCCTCAGAGCCCTCCCTCTTCAGTTCCCCAAGCTCTGGAGTAGCTGACTTATTCCGTAATCTGTTGTGAGATAATTCTAAAAGGGGCAACTTTTTTCTCCTTTTAGGGATTTCCTCATCTTCTAAAATTTCACCCTCGTCACCTGGAGAGTTATCACCTGCTGCCCATCTAGAGGAAGATATATGTCGAGCCGGCACATAATCCTCATCTTCCAGATGCCTAGCATCCTGAAAATTAACATGCTCCTTTGGTGGTGAAAAATCCAAATCCTCTGGAGACTGCAGTGCAGAGTATCCAACAGGTCCATCAGGTAGAACTGGTGAAGGAGAATGTGGTTTCTGGCTTTTATTTTCTATAACAAAAGATGTCTGTACAGCCTTACCAGATATGCTGTTAGGTGACTTGTGGTAAGCTTTTGGCCGTGGTGGTGGATGATGAACGACTGTAACTACAGGTGAATTCTTACTTTTGGACATACTTACATCCTTGTCACTTCTATCCCACACAATAGGTGAAAACTTCCTCTTCCTCCCCACAGGAGATAAAGCCCCATTCTCCATTACCTTCTCAACCTCACTATCTTTAACCACCGACTCAGACTCAATGGCATCCTCTGATCCACTCTCACTAGACAATTCACCAGGCTCCTTGTCTACCACCCTAAGAGAGAATTCACGTCGCCTGAGGCCATGACTACCACCACCACTACTATTACCACCAGAATCACTTCTACTCGAAGAGGAACGATACCCACCATTTATCACGTCCCTCTCTTTAATATCTTTCTGTCTAGCCCTAGCTCTATCTCTAGCTTCCCATAATCGAGCCCTTGCAACATCACGGCTACCATTCCTAGATAACTCATACTCCCTAGAATTAGGAAATTCCTGCCTTGTCATCTCAAAATCAGAGTCTCTGTCTCTAAACTCGGAATCACTATATCCCCCATGTCTCCCAGCAGCCATGTAGAAATTTCAAAAACACCTAATTCCCAATTCAATAAATTCCCGCTATTTTGTTTActtataaaccctaaacccttgaGGTAACCACGTTCAGGCCCAAATCGAGAGAGAGATAGAGAATTTAA contains the following coding sequences:
- the LOC107909823 gene encoding cyclin-dependent kinase G-2 isoform X2, which translates into the protein MAAGRHGGYSDSEFRDRDSDFEMTRQEFPNSREYELSRNGSRDVARARLWEARDRARARQKDIKERDVINGGYRSSSSRSDSGGNSSGGGSHGLRRREFSLRVVDKEPGELSSESGSEDAIESESVVKDSEVEKVMENGALSPVGRKRKFSPIVWDRSDKDVSMSKSKNSPVVTVVHHPPPRPKAYHKSPNSISGKAVQTSFVIENKSQKPHSPSPVLPDGPVGYSALQSPEDLDFSPPKEHVNFQDARHLEDEDYVPARHISSSRWAAGDNSPGDEGEILEDEEIPKRRKKLPLLELSHNRLRNKSATPELGELKREGSEGIRARSSESDEQGARSKSRSGDDYPGNDSENDDLMVIDIKHDRNDGSLSQSDTESENETNSRGTPEPSAPPLRSVNMLQGCRNVDEFERLNKIDEGTYGVVYRAKDKKTGEIVALKKVKMEKEREGFPLTSLREINILLSFHHPSIVDVKEVVVGSNLDSIFMVMEYMEHDLKGLMETMKQPFSQSEVKCLMLQLLEGVKYLHDNWVLHRDLKTSNLLLNNQGELKICDFGLARQYGSPLKPYTHLVVTLWYRAPELLLGARQYSTAIDMWSLGCIMAELLSKEPLFNGKTEFDQLDKIFRTLGMPNETIWPGFSMLPGVKVNFVKHQLPALGDSGLAFWPPLVTDLTY
- the LOC107909823 gene encoding cyclin-dependent kinase G-2 isoform X3, producing the protein MAAGRHGGYSDSEFRDRDSDFEMTRQEFPNSREYELSRNGSRDVARARLWEARDRARARQKDIKERDVINGGYRSSSSRSDSGGNSSGGGSHGLRRREFSLRVVDKEPGELSSESGSEDAIESESVVKDSEVEKVMENGALSPVGRKRKFSPIVWDRSDKDVSMSKSKNSPVVTVVHHPPPRPKAYHKSPNSISGKAVQTSFVIENKSQKPHSPSPVLPDGPVGYSALQSPEDLDFSPPKEHVNFQDARHLEDEDYVPARHISSSRWAAGDNSPGDEGEILEDEEIPKRRKKLPLLELSHNRLRNKSATPELGELKREGSEGIRARSSESDEQGARSKSRSGDDYPGNDSENDDLMVIDIKHDRNDGSLSQSDTESENETNSRGTPEPSAPPLRSVNMLQGCRNVDEFERLNKIDEGTYGVVYRAKDKKTGEIVALKKVKMEKEREGFPLTSLREINILLSFHHPSIVDVKEVVVGSNLDSIFMVMEYMEHDLKGLMETMKQPFSQSEVKCLMLQLLEGVKYLHDNWVLHRDLKTSNLLLNNQGELKICDFGLARQYGSPLKPYTHLVVTLWYRAPELLLGARQYSTAIDMWSLGCIMAELLSKEPLFNGKTEFDQLDKIFRTLGMPNETIWPGFSMLPGVKVNFVKHQLPALGDSGLAFWPPLV
- the LOC107909823 gene encoding cyclin-dependent kinase G-2 isoform X1, encoding MAAGRHGGYSDSEFRDRDSDFEMTRQEFPNSREYELSRNGSRDVARARLWEARDRARARQKDIKERDVINGGYRSSSSRSDSGGNSSGGGSHGLRRREFSLRVVDKEPGELSSESGSEDAIESESVVKDSEVEKVMENGALSPVGRKRKFSPIVWDRSDKDVSMSKSKNSPVVTVVHHPPPRPKAYHKSPNSISGKAVQTSFVIENKSQKPHSPSPVLPDGPVGYSALQSPEDLDFSPPKEHVNFQDARHLEDEDYVPARHISSSRWAAGDNSPGDEGEILEDEEIPKRRKKLPLLELSHNRLRNKSATPELGELKREGSEGIRARSSESDEQGARSKSRSGDDYPGNDSENDDLMVIDIKHDRNDGSLSQSDTESENETNSRGTPEPSAPPLRSVNMLQGCRNVDEFERLNKIDEGTYGVVYRAKDKKTGEIVALKKVKMEKEREGFPLTSLREINILLSFHHPSIVDVKEVVVGSNLDSIFMVMEYMEHDLKGLMETMKQPFSQSEVKCLMLQLLEGVKYLHDNWVLHRDLKTSNLLLNNQGELKICDFGLARQYGSPLKPYTHLVVTLWYRAPELLLGARQYSTAIDMWSLGCIMAELLSKEPLFNGKTEFDQLDKIFRTLGMPNETIWPGFSMLPGVKVNFVKHQYNLLRKKFPATSFTGTPVLSDAGFDLLNKLLTYDPEKRITAEAALNHEWFREVPLPKTKAFMPTFPAQHAQDRRMRRMLKSPDPLEEQCRKELQQGEFGTGGLFG